A single window of Candidatus Poribacteria bacterium DNA harbors:
- a CDS encoding glycosyltransferase family 4 protein: MVSHTRYRLKRHHKFEQDDRKYVADIETGDIVQINDVEWEILSRYASQTLHQMIEALKKTYKLTTIFDGIERLERLGREGTLLHPVVEAVEPTIAHWQQRDQKPKVLVPFHFTVEKSSLDYITNLNRYQLLTHLAAFAELEALAYPAEKKEAFQDLDAVRVRNIDVAAGNALMPPWYAMDGYNGILLLSQFLTNDLLYYRVPDVPIVHCIEGNQQLQHVLLKMLLTLRAFQSPKDTLVVKASWMKEWITELGVLADNVRVIPDGIDVVAPIGDKALAKQHTAALFENPMFAEQPVVGLISGFEPRRGAAWISEFARANPHLAIFVYDTLLEQQYRYPPENVVVFSADDEETLSVLPIFFQALDLVCFPAMPGTPLSIVLEAMAYGAPCVAMTKYGMPAEVAGAGAVVKSEGEDFGNFRVSISELSNAIHQWLKPSHTRTKCENVAKGLAQKFTWEKVAQEIIQCFEEGHQQSANAFRNERNVSPSVFCRRYDPGSGTTESSVYRAGSNRYDCLETALAEILAEQHTPAEIEAVFRHFQGKGPHFRSE; this comes from the coding sequence ATGGTATCTCACACGCGTTACCGATTAAAACGGCATCATAAATTTGAGCAGGACGATCGAAAATATGTCGCGGACATTGAAACGGGCGACATCGTTCAGATAAATGACGTGGAGTGGGAGATCCTATCACGTTATGCGTCGCAGACGCTGCACCAGATGATAGAGGCACTCAAGAAAACATACAAATTGACCACTATTTTTGATGGGATCGAGCGTTTAGAACGCCTCGGCAGAGAAGGAACCCTTCTGCATCCAGTCGTTGAGGCAGTGGAACCAACAATTGCGCATTGGCAGCAGCGCGATCAGAAACCGAAGGTATTGGTCCCGTTCCATTTTACGGTGGAGAAGTCGTCGTTGGATTACATCACGAATCTGAACCGTTATCAGTTGTTGACCCACCTTGCGGCGTTCGCCGAGTTGGAAGCATTAGCGTATCCTGCAGAGAAGAAAGAAGCCTTTCAGGACCTCGATGCGGTCCGGGTTCGGAACATAGACGTAGCAGCGGGGAATGCCTTGATGCCGCCGTGGTATGCGATGGATGGCTATAACGGTATCCTGCTGCTCTCACAATTCTTGACGAACGATCTGTTATACTATCGGGTTCCCGATGTCCCGATTGTCCACTGCATAGAGGGAAACCAGCAGCTACAACACGTTCTGCTGAAAATGCTTTTGACGCTCCGTGCGTTTCAGAGTCCAAAAGATACACTGGTGGTCAAAGCCTCGTGGATGAAGGAATGGATCACTGAATTAGGGGTGTTAGCAGACAACGTGCGGGTGATCCCTGATGGGATAGATGTCGTTGCGCCAATCGGTGATAAGGCATTGGCAAAACAGCACACCGCCGCTCTCTTTGAGAACCCGATGTTCGCGGAGCAACCCGTTGTCGGACTCATCTCTGGATTTGAACCGAGGCGTGGGGCAGCGTGGATTTCTGAATTCGCACGCGCCAACCCGCATCTCGCGATCTTTGTGTATGACACACTGTTAGAACAGCAGTATCGGTATCCGCCGGAGAATGTCGTCGTTTTCAGTGCCGATGATGAGGAGACGCTGTCAGTTTTACCGATATTCTTTCAAGCGTTGGATCTCGTCTGTTTCCCCGCGATGCCGGGCACCCCATTGTCGATTGTCTTAGAGGCGATGGCATACGGTGCACCGTGTGTTGCGATGACGAAGTATGGGATGCCTGCGGAAGTTGCGGGTGCCGGTGCTGTTGTGAAGTCGGAAGGGGAGGATTTCGGCAATTTCCGTGTTTCAATATCCGAGTTGTCGAACGCGATACATCAGTGGTTAAAACCCTCTCATACACGCACAAAATGCGAAAACGTGGCAAAGGGTTTGGCTCAAAAATTCACTTGGGAAAAAGTAGCACAAGAAATCATTCAGTGCTTTGAAGAGGGGCATCAGCAAAGCGCGAATGCCTTTAGAAACGAAAGAAACGTGTCCCCGTCGGTCTTCTGCCGTCGGTATGATCCGGGGTCTGGAACCACTGAGTCCAGTGTGTACCGAGCGGGGAGCAATAGATACGACTGCCTTGAAACCGCCTTAGCAGAGATATTGGCGGAACAGCATACACCTGCTGAAATCGAGGCAGTTTTCAGACATTTCCAAGGGAAAGGACCTCACTTCCGTAGCGAATGA
- a CDS encoding glycosyltransferase family 4 protein: MLDFPKMLHALYFFEEAGASYAADLEKARVVELSAAMADILKLAETQTHTEIVRTLRASYAEEAILEAFERLTELEKEGLLFNRGENLQWSFEAESKWRKLLVVLPNFSVDSFFDIETLSAGTNMALSYMIRHLTKYADLHFTGSRNRKITDGVYEVDINIEDLVRLRSQIGETYYGILTLHQEQEQWLFPLYRYLEFPPILVQCHAPRGHGGQAMNSLLRHYAAMRECDGFTAPSDYVREFYADYVWDPSFFNTLPNGVDAELFKPMDKAAAKHEIAKTVGDDRIESASTVGYLSRVQSEKGASVYLKLAELNPHLLFLIAGPSLGRYASRKLPDNLVYVGFHPREKLPLIYNAFDVYCFPSMSGEETFGLTVLEAMACGVPPVVPNFDGVPSVVGDTGLVADADNFDQDIATLVSYPCPIDFSDKINRLLNNTELWQTLSEKARKRAVLFTWDKTADRIVKLFEALHRKKKLIHRNRLLNVFVPPHPLEEGQHEPTHKSFVLSMNEHYEQCFIRDAVYPLRVEDGLVLSILKDHTPREAEAILAEWVPDETEARAILKRVLGLINGTA; the protein is encoded by the coding sequence TTGCTCGATTTTCCAAAAATGTTGCACGCCCTCTATTTCTTTGAAGAGGCGGGCGCGTCGTATGCAGCAGACCTTGAGAAAGCGCGTGTCGTCGAACTCTCTGCTGCGATGGCGGACATCCTAAAACTCGCGGAAACGCAGACGCATACTGAAATTGTCAGAACACTCCGCGCCTCTTATGCAGAGGAAGCTATCCTTGAGGCGTTTGAGAGACTCACAGAACTCGAGAAAGAGGGCTTGCTGTTCAATCGCGGTGAAAACTTGCAGTGGAGTTTCGAGGCGGAAAGCAAGTGGCGAAAGCTGCTGGTGGTACTCCCCAACTTCTCTGTGGATTCGTTTTTCGATATTGAAACGCTATCTGCCGGCACCAACATGGCACTTTCTTATATGATTCGGCATCTTACCAAGTATGCGGATCTACACTTCACGGGGTCCCGGAACAGGAAGATCACAGATGGCGTCTATGAAGTCGATATCAACATCGAGGACTTAGTTCGGCTTCGGTCACAAATCGGTGAAACGTATTACGGTATCCTGACCTTACATCAAGAGCAGGAACAGTGGTTGTTCCCGCTTTACCGATACCTGGAGTTCCCGCCGATTTTGGTGCAGTGTCACGCTCCGCGCGGACACGGCGGGCAAGCGATGAATTCCCTGTTACGGCACTACGCGGCGATGCGGGAGTGTGATGGATTTACCGCGCCATCGGATTATGTCCGTGAGTTCTATGCGGATTACGTCTGGGATCCGAGTTTCTTCAATACACTGCCGAACGGCGTGGATGCCGAGTTATTTAAACCGATGGATAAAGCGGCGGCGAAACATGAAATTGCGAAAACGGTCGGAGACGATCGGATTGAGAGTGCGTCGACAGTCGGGTATCTCTCCAGAGTGCAGTCGGAGAAAGGAGCATCCGTCTACTTGAAGTTGGCGGAACTGAACCCGCATCTGCTTTTCTTGATTGCGGGCCCGAGTCTCGGACGGTATGCGTCCCGGAAACTCCCGGATAACCTTGTCTATGTAGGATTCCATCCGCGTGAGAAGCTACCGCTTATCTACAATGCCTTCGATGTCTACTGCTTCCCATCAATGTCGGGTGAGGAAACGTTTGGACTGACGGTGCTTGAGGCAATGGCGTGTGGTGTTCCACCCGTCGTCCCGAATTTCGATGGGGTCCCGTCGGTTGTCGGGGACACTGGGTTGGTTGCGGATGCCGATAATTTCGATCAAGACATCGCAACACTGGTGAGTTACCCGTGTCCGATAGATTTCTCCGATAAGATTAACAGACTCTTGAATAACACTGAATTGTGGCAGACGCTTTCGGAGAAGGCGAGGAAACGGGCGGTACTGTTTACGTGGGATAAGACTGCCGACCGCATCGTGAAGTTGTTTGAGGCGCTTCATCGGAAAAAGAAACTGATTCACCGAAATAGACTCTTAAATGTATTTGTACCCCCACACCCCTTAGAGGAAGGACAACACGAACCGACACACAAATCGTTTGTGCTGAGTATGAACGAACATTACGAGCAGTGTTTCATACGGGATGCGGTGTATCCGCTGCGTGTTGAAGATGGGCTGGTGCTGAGCATTTTGAAAGACCATACACCCAGAGAAGCGGAAGCGATTCTTGCCGAATGGGTGCCCGATGAAACGGAAGCAAGAGCGATTCTCAAAAGAGTTCTCGGTCTCATCAATGGCACTGCCTGA
- a CDS encoding DUF98 domain-containing protein gives MKTDPITQQGTFVNTRMKALFVAQDHKPETLKRINLAQLTAFQRGLLVADGTVTRFIEAYTLMPVEVTLLQQTKQTLSTEHTWLQLSAGAEIISRQAVLQTHSQEKSSPRIHIYADSLIVPKRLPEFILNGLESDKQGLGGLLQHSDLETRRELLWCGIEVLTDLPSAVAHLEGEKFISRAYRVLANQEPLMIINEKFPL, from the coding sequence ATGAAAACAGACCCAATTACACAACAGGGGACCTTCGTTAATACCCGTATGAAGGCACTCTTTGTCGCACAAGACCATAAACCTGAAACCTTAAAAAGAATCAACCTCGCGCAACTGACTGCATTCCAACGGGGGCTGCTCGTCGCCGATGGGACGGTTACGCGATTTATCGAAGCTTACACACTCATGCCGGTAGAGGTAACCTTACTCCAACAAACCAAACAGACCCTATCCACCGAACATACATGGCTTCAACTCTCTGCGGGAGCAGAGATCATTTCACGGCAAGCAGTCCTCCAAACCCATTCACAGGAAAAATCATCCCCCAGAATACATATCTATGCCGACTCACTTATTGTGCCGAAACGTCTGCCGGAATTCATTTTGAATGGATTAGAATCCGACAAACAAGGACTCGGTGGGCTTCTGCAGCACAGTGATTTAGAGACTCGACGGGAGCTGCTCTGGTGTGGTATTGAAGTCTTAACCGATCTGCCATCGGCTGTGGCACATCTTGAAGGTGAAAAGTTTATCAGTCGCGCCTATCGGGTATTGGCAAATCAGGAACCCCTTATGATAATCAACGAAAAATTCCCGCTTTAA
- a CDS encoding tetratricopeptide repeat protein has translation MSKILNKSISLFLMSASLLFNGFTAIAEEPPPLSLGGYLFAQGNYDAAITEYKRYLFFHPDDPGVGEVYYNIGVAYRSQGLWTEAVTALRAATHLTMDDAAKSEYQLELAVTLIAAQDYDLARLELIKVTMRTPSAQLYRRALFLQAVASIYQFRWEDARESLRNYTTDEKLDMLLDAATDMPLKSAGLARVLSTIFPGAGQTYAGDWRGGLNALLLNGAIGFLGVDAVLDGYYVDAGLWGVFIFWRYYRGNTFRAGQAAEQFNQQESRKAAEAILQRLQEIVGTP, from the coding sequence GTGTCCAAAATTTTAAACAAATCTATATCTCTTTTCTTAATGAGTGCCTCTTTACTTTTCAACGGTTTCACGGCAATTGCAGAGGAACCTCCCCCCTTATCCCTCGGCGGATATCTTTTCGCGCAAGGCAACTACGATGCCGCCATCACCGAATATAAACGCTATCTCTTTTTTCATCCAGATGATCCCGGTGTGGGTGAGGTGTATTACAATATCGGAGTCGCCTATAGGTCCCAAGGACTGTGGACAGAGGCAGTCACTGCCTTGCGGGCAGCTACACATCTCACTATGGATGACGCAGCGAAATCGGAATACCAGCTGGAACTTGCCGTGACGCTGATTGCGGCACAGGACTACGATCTCGCTCGGTTGGAATTGATTAAGGTGACGATGCGAACCCCTTCCGCGCAGCTGTATCGACGCGCGCTTTTCTTGCAAGCCGTTGCGTCCATCTATCAGTTTCGATGGGAGGATGCCCGCGAATCACTACGCAACTATACGACCGATGAAAAACTGGATATGCTCCTTGATGCAGCGACCGATATGCCGCTGAAATCTGCCGGACTCGCGAGGGTGTTGTCCACAATTTTCCCAGGGGCAGGGCAAACGTATGCAGGCGATTGGAGAGGTGGGCTAAATGCACTGCTGTTGAACGGTGCGATCGGTTTTCTTGGTGTTGATGCAGTATTAGATGGATATTACGTAGACGCGGGGTTGTGGGGAGTATTCATCTTCTGGCGTTACTACCGGGGTAACACCTTTCGCGCGGGACAAGCCGCTGAGCAGTTCAACCAGCAGGAATCTCGAAAAGCCGCCGAGGCAATCTTGCAGCGACTCCAAGAAATTGTCGGCACCCCTTGA
- a CDS encoding TRAP transporter fused permease subunit produces MTQTDTKEISGLDTQRIELQKIYKWIFELGAVALVLFYIYSAGFGSANEQFHLGFYMLLTFALIGIFYRCRKNSPVSRPSVIDLGMIALSIFTIGYWIVEYPNLVNRAGNYNQLDIFVGGVAILISFEVSRRTVGWALPIIAVIGILYALFGRSLPDIIAHRGLPLRRIIEYCFFSQAGVFGIMANVMATYVILFIFFGAFLEKSGVGQFFINLPMSIAGRSIGGAAKVSVMTSGFFGSVAGSAIANTVATGTFTIPLMKRTGFRPHVAGAVEASASVGGQFLPPVMGAGAFLMAERTGLPYSKIALLSIMPAILYFLSVWVMVHFEAKKHGIERIPDAEIPKLLTLLKSGWYYLLPLLTLVGILIAGYTAYKAAFFAILATIAVSYFRPETRLTPKRIWEAMVTGAKNSLAIGGAVGTIGIIVAVIDLTGLGRIFPDLVLSVAGTNKAIAILFLAAASLVLGMGIPVTAAYLITSELAVPILTTPEMGIPIIAAHLIIFWLSQDSNITPPVALGAYAGAAIARADPWKTGWACFKFSKLLYIMPLLFAYTHILFTGGTAIEYALSVVSAVVGTVIFSIVTMGFFIRKTHWYEWVLLALAAFLAYIYNIWTFVLAIVLVGIVYILQKRISNFPGGSVK; encoded by the coding sequence ATGACACAAACTGATACTAAAGAGATCTCTGGTCTTGACACCCAACGCATCGAGCTACAAAAAATATACAAATGGATTTTTGAACTCGGTGCGGTTGCCCTCGTCCTCTTTTATATCTACAGCGCAGGGTTCGGGAGTGCTAACGAGCAATTCCATCTCGGTTTCTATATGCTACTGACCTTCGCATTGATCGGTATCTTTTACCGATGTCGGAAGAACTCCCCAGTATCCCGTCCCTCCGTCATAGACCTCGGTATGATTGCCCTCAGCATCTTCACGATCGGCTATTGGATTGTGGAGTATCCGAACCTCGTCAACCGAGCAGGCAATTACAATCAACTGGATATTTTCGTCGGCGGGGTCGCGATTCTGATTAGTTTTGAAGTGAGTCGTCGGACGGTCGGTTGGGCACTGCCTATCATCGCTGTGATCGGTATCCTCTATGCCCTTTTTGGTCGCTCTTTGCCAGATATTATCGCCCACAGAGGTCTTCCTTTACGACGGATTATCGAATACTGCTTTTTCAGTCAAGCGGGTGTCTTCGGTATCATGGCAAACGTGATGGCGACGTATGTGATTCTGTTTATCTTTTTTGGGGCGTTTCTGGAAAAATCGGGGGTCGGGCAATTCTTTATTAACCTACCGATGTCGATAGCAGGACGTTCAATAGGCGGCGCGGCGAAAGTCTCGGTCATGACTTCAGGTTTTTTTGGGTCCGTCGCGGGAAGTGCAATTGCGAATACAGTCGCGACTGGAACATTCACGATCCCCTTGATGAAACGGACGGGTTTTCGTCCGCATGTCGCTGGTGCAGTCGAGGCTTCCGCCTCTGTAGGCGGGCAATTTCTACCCCCCGTGATGGGGGCAGGCGCGTTCCTCATGGCAGAACGCACAGGACTTCCTTATAGTAAGATTGCCCTCCTCTCCATTATGCCAGCGATTCTCTACTTCCTCTCTGTCTGGGTAATGGTGCATTTTGAAGCAAAAAAGCACGGCATAGAACGGATACCAGACGCAGAGATCCCGAAACTTTTGACCCTCCTTAAAAGCGGCTGGTATTATCTACTGCCATTGCTGACACTTGTCGGGATCCTAATCGCTGGTTATACGGCTTACAAAGCGGCGTTCTTCGCAATTCTCGCCACAATTGCGGTGAGTTATTTCCGACCGGAGACACGACTCACACCGAAACGTATCTGGGAAGCGATGGTGACAGGGGCGAAGAATTCGCTCGCTATTGGCGGTGCGGTTGGGACTATCGGTATCATCGTTGCTGTCATAGATTTGACGGGTTTAGGACGGATATTCCCGGATTTAGTGTTGTCGGTTGCCGGAACCAACAAAGCCATCGCAATTCTGTTTCTCGCGGCGGCATCTCTAGTACTGGGGATGGGTATTCCCGTAACCGCCGCCTATCTGATTACCTCTGAACTCGCTGTGCCGATCCTGACAACCCCGGAAATGGGCATACCGATTATTGCTGCACATCTGATTATCTTCTGGCTGAGTCAAGACTCCAACATCACACCCCCGGTCGCCTTGGGTGCTTATGCGGGTGCCGCTATTGCCCGTGCTGATCCATGGAAAACCGGATGGGCATGCTTCAAGTTTTCTAAACTTCTCTATATTATGCCGCTGCTGTTTGCGTATACGCACATCCTGTTCACGGGAGGCACTGCGATTGAATACGCACTCTCTGTGGTATCCGCTGTCGTCGGCACAGTTATCTTCTCTATCGTTACGATGGGTTTTTTCATTCGTAAGACGCATTGGTATGAATGGGTATTGCTTGCGCTTGCGGCGTTTCTCGCTTATATCTATAATATCTGGACGTTCGTCCTCGCGATCGTGCTCGTTGGGATCGTATACATCCTTCAAAAACGTATTTCTAACTTTCCTGGCGGTTCGGTCAAGTAG
- a CDS encoding Gfo/Idh/MocA family oxidoreductase, whose product MAIGLGVIGMNPTNMGSTATLLKDVPDLKYELRGICAKRADVLENYANQIGVDFWTTDYRELVQREDISVIAIYSPDHLHAEHCVAAIEAGKHVICTKPMVTKLDDAQQLVDLVREHKVKFLVGQSMRFDLQFLTMKGFLDDGDLGDIMLADAYYVHDMREVYDFTPWRLHEPQDLMFGGIVHPVDLLRCLLGDVDEVHAYGTKGLLTPEYPIKNNFFLNLKFKSGQIARAMGLYDVVHPPMPMQSISIFGSKGTVIGDFTDNKEGHVKLMLDKMATREPFEVTCPPEIDTSVYGHGQTVIRYMRHFQQCLEEDVEPSPNVIDGAKSIAVGVAAWESIETGQPVKVFNDF is encoded by the coding sequence ATGGCAATAGGATTGGGCGTTATTGGGATGAACCCCACGAATATGGGATCAACTGCGACACTGTTAAAGGATGTACCGGACCTGAAATATGAACTTCGCGGTATCTGCGCGAAACGGGCAGATGTACTTGAGAACTATGCCAACCAAATTGGTGTGGATTTTTGGACGACAGATTATCGAGAATTAGTGCAGCGCGAAGATATTTCTGTCATCGCTATCTATTCCCCCGACCACTTGCACGCTGAACATTGCGTCGCGGCGATAGAAGCGGGTAAGCACGTTATTTGCACAAAGCCGATGGTGACCAAGTTAGATGATGCACAACAATTAGTGGATCTGGTGCGCGAGCACAAGGTCAAATTCCTTGTGGGGCAGTCGATGCGGTTTGACCTCCAATTTTTGACAATGAAAGGGTTTCTCGACGACGGTGATTTAGGCGACATTATGCTGGCGGATGCCTATTATGTCCACGACATGCGCGAGGTCTACGACTTCACGCCGTGGCGACTCCATGAACCGCAAGATTTGATGTTCGGCGGTATTGTGCATCCTGTTGACCTATTGCGTTGTCTCCTCGGTGATGTAGATGAAGTGCACGCCTACGGAACGAAAGGCTTGCTCACACCCGAATACCCTATAAAGAACAATTTCTTTCTTAACCTGAAGTTTAAGAGCGGACAGATTGCGAGAGCGATGGGGCTTTACGACGTCGTCCATCCCCCGATGCCGATGCAGTCTATCTCTATTTTTGGAAGTAAAGGGACGGTCATTGGGGACTTTACGGACAATAAAGAGGGACACGTCAAGTTGATGCTTGATAAAATGGCCACCAGAGAACCCTTTGAAGTGACCTGTCCGCCTGAAATAGATACGAGTGTTTATGGACATGGGCAAACGGTTATCCGATATATGCGCCATTTTCAGCAGTGTCTTGAAGAAGATGTAGAACCCTCGCCGAATGTGATTGACGGTGCAAAGTCTATTGCTGTCGGTGTAGCCGCCTGGGAGTCTATTGAGACGGGGCAACCCGTGAAAGTATTCAACGACTTTTAA
- a CDS encoding metal-dependent transcriptional regulator, protein MLTHAAEDYLKSIYKLQEKVGKVSTGILAEYLNVKPASATGMIKKLKTMKLVKHERYQGVTLTDAGKAIALEIIRHHRLLELYLFKALGVPWDGVHEEAEKLEHVISEDVEARMDEFLGYPTADPHGAPIPDKNGVVIKRTSIPMTDLCSGQSCVVAEVSDTDSALLRHLGSFNLYPDTAFRVIEVAPFEGPFTIDIAGQQVVIGREVAKHIFVDDVKE, encoded by the coding sequence ATGCTTACACATGCAGCTGAGGATTACCTCAAGTCAATCTATAAATTGCAAGAGAAAGTCGGTAAGGTTTCGACTGGCATTTTGGCGGAATACCTCAATGTAAAGCCTGCGTCTGCCACTGGGATGATTAAAAAACTAAAGACGATGAAACTGGTGAAACACGAGCGTTATCAAGGTGTCACGCTGACGGATGCTGGGAAAGCAATTGCACTTGAAATTATCCGGCACCATCGCTTGTTGGAGCTTTACCTATTCAAAGCACTCGGTGTTCCGTGGGACGGTGTTCACGAGGAAGCCGAGAAATTGGAGCATGTTATTTCGGAAGACGTGGAGGCGCGAATGGACGAGTTTCTCGGTTACCCAACTGCCGATCCACACGGCGCACCCATACCTGATAAAAACGGCGTTGTCATAAAAAGGACATCCATTCCAATGACAGATTTGTGTAGTGGGCAATCCTGTGTTGTTGCTGAGGTGAGTGATACCGATTCGGCGTTGCTCCGGCATTTAGGAAGTTTCAATCTCTACCCAGACACAGCATTCCGAGTCATTGAGGTCGCTCCCTTTGAAGGTCCCTTTACTATCGACATTGCGGGACAGCAGGTGGTTATTGGGCGTGAGGTCGCGAAACATATTTTTGTAGATGATGTAAAGGAGTAG
- a CDS encoding manganese transporter — protein MHRLYISLFLIGIFVYTGCDPKQQPDAAAGDKLRVVTTIGMITDVVKNVGGERVAVTGLMGPGVDPHLYKASAGDVQRLTSAQLIFYNGLHLESKMGDILAKMSGNTKTVAVTDAVDRSLLLTPPEFEGQYDPHLWFDVTLWIKAVGKIRDTLSEFDSDNTLMYWSNAERYLAKLVELHEYVKAQSERVPSEQRVLVTAHDAFNYFGKAYGFEVRGLQGISTATEAGIADVQELATFIAERRIPAIFVESSVSSRSLEAVRAAVSSKGFDVKIGGELFSDAMGDDGTPEGTYIGMVRHNIDTIVTALIGETSTDSMVGH, from the coding sequence ATGCACAGACTATACATATCACTCTTTCTAATAGGCATATTTGTGTACACCGGATGCGATCCAAAACAGCAGCCTGATGCTGCTGCTGGAGATAAGCTTCGGGTCGTCACGACGATCGGCATGATTACCGATGTTGTGAAAAATGTTGGGGGTGAACGCGTTGCGGTCACAGGATTAATGGGACCCGGGGTCGATCCACACCTCTATAAAGCGAGTGCCGGGGATGTGCAGCGGTTAACTTCGGCACAACTCATTTTCTATAACGGACTGCACCTTGAATCGAAAATGGGTGATATTCTTGCTAAAATGTCAGGAAATACGAAAACTGTTGCTGTAACAGATGCCGTTGACCGGAGCCTGCTGCTGACACCCCCGGAATTTGAAGGGCAATACGATCCGCACTTATGGTTTGATGTGACACTTTGGATAAAGGCGGTGGGGAAAATTCGCGATACGCTCAGTGAGTTCGATTCGGACAATACACTCATGTATTGGAGCAATGCCGAACGCTACCTCGCGAAACTCGTGGAACTGCATGAATATGTGAAGGCACAGTCGGAACGCGTGCCATCTGAACAACGGGTGCTCGTAACAGCGCACGACGCCTTTAACTACTTCGGGAAGGCTTATGGATTTGAGGTGCGCGGACTACAAGGCATTAGCACTGCAACAGAAGCAGGTATCGCTGATGTTCAAGAATTGGCGACCTTTATCGCGGAGCGGCGCATTCCTGCAATTTTTGTGGAATCGTCTGTTTCCTCGAGGAGTCTTGAGGCTGTCCGAGCGGCTGTGAGCTCAAAAGGATTTGATGTGAAAATTGGGGGGGAGCTTTTCTCGGATGCTATGGGCGACGACGGAACGCCTGAAGGTACCTATATAGGGATGGTCCGGCATAACATTGATACGATTGTGACTGCCCTCATTGGAGAGACATCCACCGATTCGATGGTGGGACATTAA
- a CDS encoding metal ABC transporter ATP-binding protein: MQASEAKAIEVTDLTVAYQEQPVLWDVDLDVPPGVLLSIVGPNGAGKTTLIKAILGLVRPAAGNVLIYDKPYEAQRRIVGYVPQRGTVDWDFPTNVLDVVMMGRYGALGWMRRPGKQERELAMQALEKVGMEAYTTRQISQLSGGQQQRVFLARALVQDATVYLMDEPFQGVDATTERAIVTLLQELREKGKTVVVVHHDLQTVTDYFDWVMLLNIRRIASGPVAETFTSENLRTTYGGRVAFITK; the protein is encoded by the coding sequence ATGCAAGCATCCGAAGCGAAAGCCATTGAAGTAACAGATCTAACCGTTGCCTATCAAGAACAACCCGTCTTGTGGGATGTTGACCTTGATGTGCCGCCTGGGGTACTGCTGTCGATCGTCGGTCCGAACGGAGCAGGCAAAACGACGTTGATCAAGGCTATTTTGGGGTTAGTACGTCCCGCTGCAGGCAACGTCTTGATTTACGACAAACCTTATGAAGCACAACGCCGGATTGTTGGGTATGTCCCTCAACGGGGAACGGTTGACTGGGATTTCCCAACAAATGTGCTGGATGTCGTCATGATGGGGCGTTACGGCGCGCTCGGATGGATGCGAAGACCCGGGAAGCAGGAGCGGGAACTCGCCATGCAGGCATTGGAGAAGGTAGGCATGGAGGCGTATACCACTCGGCAAATCAGTCAACTCTCCGGCGGGCAACAACAGCGTGTTTTCCTGGCACGTGCCCTCGTTCAAGACGCTACGGTATACTTGATGGATGAGCCTTTTCAAGGCGTTGATGCTACCACAGAACGCGCAATTGTAACCCTACTTCAGGAACTCCGAGAAAAGGGGAAAACGGTCGTCGTAGTGCATCACGATTTACAGACGGTAACCGACTATTTCGATTGGGTAATGCTCTTGAACATTCGCCGGATCGCGAGTGGTCCGGTTGCGGAAACGTTCACATCTGAAAATTTGCGGACAACTTATGGCGGTCGCGTCGCTTTTATAACAAAATAG